The Pseudomonas bijieensis DNA window TGTGAGGAGATACCGCGATGACGACGTCCAACTCCGGGGCTCAACCCCAGAACCGTGCGCCTCAATCCATCGGCTTTTTGCTGCTGGACAATTTCACGCTGATTTCCCTGGCGTCCGCGGTAGAACCGCTACGCATGGCTAACCAATTGTCCGGTCGCGAGCTGTATCGCTGGACCACCCTCACCGTCGATGGCGGCCAGGTCTGGGCCAGCGACGGTTTGCAGATCACCCCCGACGCCTCCATGCACAAGGCGCCGTCCCTGGACACCGTCATCGTCTGTGGTGGCATCGGCATCCAGCGCACGGTCACCCGTGAACACGTGTCGTGGCTGCAGAGCCAGGCCCGTCAATCCCGTCGCCTCGGTGCGGTCTGCACCGGCAGCTGGGCCCTGGCATGCGCCGGCCTGCTGGACGGGTTCGATTGCAGCGTGCACTGGGAATGCCTGGCGGCGATGCAGGAAGCCTTCCCTCGGGTCTCGATGAGCACCCGTCTGTTCACCCTCGACCGTAACCGTTTCACCAGCTCTGGCGGCACCGCGCCGCTGGACATGATGCTGCACCTGATCAGCCGCGATCACGGTCGCGAACTGTCGGCAGCGATCTCGGAAATGTTTGTCTACGAGCGCATCCGCAACGAGCAGGATCACCAGCGTGTGCCGCTCAAGCACATGCTCGGCACCAACCAGCCGAAGTTGCAGGAAATTGTCGCGCTGATGGAAGCCAACCTCGAAGAGCCGATCGACCTGGACGAACTGGCGGTGTACGTCGCCGTGTCCCGCCGTCAGTTGGAGCGGCTGTTCCAGAAGTACCTGCATTGCTCGCCGTCGCGCTATTACCTCAAGTTGCGGCTGATTCGCGCGCGGCAACTGCTCAAGCAGACGCCGATGTCGATCATCGAGGTGGCCTCGGTGTGCGGCTTCGTCTCCACCCCGCACTTCTCCAAGTGCTACCGCGAATACTTCGGCATTCCACCGCGTGACGAACGCGTAGGCTCCAACACCACGCAACAGGTGGCGATGATGCCGCTGCCACAGGCGCTGGTGCTGTCGCCGCTGTCAGGCCCGCTGTCGGCGTTGAGCCAGGCGCGCAATGAGTCGACGTTTGCCAGTGTGAGGCTCTAGACCGAGGCGCCTTCATCGCGAGCAAGCTTTGCTCCCACAGGAAGTCTTCTGGGTGAAGTAGACAGCGTGCTCCCCGGAGATCCGTGGGAGCAAAGCTTGCTCGCGATTTGGTTTATCAGCCGCTGTGGTTCTGCTGATACTCCATCAGAGCCGGCAACAGCTGCTTATCGATCGCCTGACGCACAGCCGGCAGGATGGTGGCGCTGCTGGTGTACATGTCCTTGACCATGCGCCGCAAATCATTGGCGCGGGCCCTGTCCAGCCCACGTACCGCGCACTCGCACGCCTGTTCGGCGGTGGAGCCGCTGGGTATTTGCAGCCCCAGGGCCTTGAGGTGGCCCAGCAGGTCTTCCTGGTCGATCAAATCGGCGTACATCATGACGCTTTTCCTTGTTCAGGGATTGGGGTCGTGTCTCGATTCTGGTAGCCACCCGAAGCGGCGGCAAGGGCAAATGGTCGCCATGTCATGAATGACTATGGAGGCGTCGTTTTCGGCTAACTTGCACGGGCCTGGACTGGGCACACTGACTCCAAGCTGATTCACGATGGTTTGGTCACCCTCGCGCGACAGCTCCTCCAGTAACGCACCTGCCCCGATCCTGTCACGGCTTGATCGGGGATTTTTTTGCCTCGGTGAATCAGGGGGAGATGGGTTGCCGGAAAGACCGCTATCGCGAGCAGGCTCGCTCCCACAATGGTTCTGTGTCATTCACAGCATCTAATGTGGGAGCGAGCCTGCTCGCGATGAACGATGACGCGGTCTACCTTTGCAACACCAGAATCCGCGACAACAACTCATCCCGATCCACATAGCACCCCTGGAAATGCCGGGCCCCGGTGGCTGGGTCGAAGGCGTTGCGGGCATGGAGGGTGCGGCGGTTGTCGAAGCACCAAAGCTGGCCGGGTTCGAGGCGCTGTACCAAACGAAATTGTGCCTCGCGGGTCAGGGCGATGAAGCGGCGATAGGCGCGGTAAAGCCTGGGCATCTGCTCGACCGAGGTGTCGAACGGCCCGCGCAGGAAGTTCGCCATGCGGATTTCCGCAACCTGTCCCAGGGCATCCAGGGCGATGATCGGCGCCAGGCAGCGGTAGTCGCTGTGGCGGTCCTTGTTGCGAAACTCCACCGGGATTTCGCACAGCGCAGCAAAGGCCTCGGGATCTTCCTGGCGCAGGGCCTCGGCGATGGCGAAACCGTCGACAAAAATGCTTTCGCCACCCTCGGCGTCATTCACCAGGCAATGCAGGAACTGCAACCCCGGTTGCAGCTCCCGGGTTGGCAGGTCGCTGTGCAGCGGCAGGTTGAAAGCGGTGTAGGCGTTGCTGTCGGCATCGGCCTTGGATTGCACATTGAACAGCACGCCGAAGTTGCTTTCGCGGATGAACGAAATGCGCTGGGCGATCAGCTTCAGCGAACCGGGTTCGGTGGGCACGCCGCGCACTTGGGTCAGGCCGATGTCGCGCACCGCCAGCAGCCATTGCAGCAAGGCATCGGCATCGTCCATCAGCGTCCGGTAGTCGAATACCGGCAATTGCAGATCACGGCGCCATAGTTGGCTTTTGGGCTTGTTCACCAGGCGTTCGGCCCGGGATTGGTCGTCGTAGGCATGGGCGCGCAACCAGCCCGGGTCGAAACGGCTCTGGTGGCCGTCCTGCCAATCCACGCACAGGCAACCTTCGTCGTCGAGGCGGGTTGCGGCGGGTGCCAAGTCTTCGGGTACATCAATGATCTCCAGCACCTGCTCGCGGGTGACGCTGTAGACGCATTGGGGGCAAGGGCAGTTGTCCCGCAGCCATTGATGATGAAAGGGGCTGGTCCGACCGTCGGCCCAGGTGACTTGCACCCGGTCGGCCAAGGGCCTTGCGGCGGTCAATGCGAAGATCAGGGGATAACGGCGGAAGTCGGCAAAAGCGGCAGCGGTGTTCATGGCGATCTCCTGTTCGAGGCTTATCGGGCGGGAGGCAGGGCGATGACCCGACCGATGTACGCCGGAGGCGGCAGGTTGGCTTGTTGGTCGAGCAGGGCTTTGAGGCGGTCCAGGGTCGGTTCCGTGAAGGGCGCCGAGCGCGGGCCGGCCAGGTCGACGTGCAGCAGCATTTGCTCGTTGCCAGCCAGTTCTTTATCGCCGCCGACCAGATGCAGGCTGTGGTAGAGGTGCAGGCGCTTGGCGTCGTGGCCGATGATTTGCGTGTGCACCTCCACTTCGGCGTCGAGCTTCACTTCGTGCAGGTAATTGAGGTGCAGTTCGAGGGTGAACAGCGAGTGGCCGCTGGCCTCGCGGTTCTGGCTGTCCAGGCCGAGCCGGTCCATCAGCGCGTCGGTGGCGTAGCTGAAGATCAGCAGGTAAAAGGCATCGCGCAGGTGGCCGTTGTAATCGACCCAATCCGGGAGGATGCTGGTTTGGTAGGTGGTGAGGGTGGGCATGATTCAGGTCCGACAATTGAGGTGACTGGGCTGGCGCTATCGCGAGCAGGCTCGCTCCCACAGGGATTTGGCGGTGTGAACACTATTATTTCACCCAGAAAATCCCCTGTGGGAGCGAGCCTGCTCGCGATGAGGCCAGATAGGCTGGCCCCAAAAAGCCAGGGGTTACTCGGTGAAGGCCATTCCATGCTTGGCCTTGGTGGTCTTCACCGCTTCCAGCACCGCCAGCAGGCAATCATCACGATAGCGCTCCAGGGCCGAAATGCTGTGGCTGCCCAGTTGCGCGCTGGTCCCGTCCACTACGTCGTCGATCAGTTTCTCGGTCAGCTCCGGCGCTGGCAGGTAGGTCCACGGCAGCTGTAACGCCGGGCCGAACTGGGCCATGAAGTGCCGCATGCCGGCATCGCCGCCAGCCAGGGTATAGGTCAGGAACGTGCCCATGAACGACCAGCGCAAGCCGGCACCGAAACGGATCGCGTCATCGATTTCGCCGGTGGTGGCCACGCCGTCGTTGACCAGGTGCAGGGCTTCGCGCCACAGCGCCTCGAGCAGGCGGTCGGCGATGAAACCGGGTACTTCCTTGCGTACGTGCAGTGGCCGCATGCCGAGGGATTCGTACACCTGCATCGCCGCCTGCACGGCCTCGGGCGCGGTGTTTTTGCCGCCCACCACTTCCACCAGTGGCAACAGGTAGACCGGGTTGAACGGGTGGCCGACTACGCAGCGTTCCGGGTGGGTGGCGCCTTCGTAGAATTCGCTCGGCAGCAGCCCCGATGTGCTGGAACCGATCAGCGCGTTCGGCTTGGCGGCGGCGCTGATCTGGGCGTGCAGCTCGAGTTTCAATTCCAGGCGCTCGGGGGCGCTTTCCTGGATGAAATCGGCGTCGCGTACGCATTCTTCGATGGTCGTGACAAAGCGCAGCCGATCCTGCGAAGCACCAGGGGCCAGGCCTTGTTTTTCCAGCGCGCCCCAGGCGTTGGCGACGCGTTTGCGCAGCGCCGCTTCGGCA harbors:
- a CDS encoding GlxA family transcriptional regulator, translated to MTTSNSGAQPQNRAPQSIGFLLLDNFTLISLASAVEPLRMANQLSGRELYRWTTLTVDGGQVWASDGLQITPDASMHKAPSLDTVIVCGGIGIQRTVTREHVSWLQSQARQSRRLGAVCTGSWALACAGLLDGFDCSVHWECLAAMQEAFPRVSMSTRLFTLDRNRFTSSGGTAPLDMMLHLISRDHGRELSAAISEMFVYERIRNEQDHQRVPLKHMLGTNQPKLQEIVALMEANLEEPIDLDELAVYVAVSRRQLERLFQKYLHCSPSRYYLKLRLIRARQLLKQTPMSIIEVASVCGFVSTPHFSKCYREYFGIPPRDERVGSNTTQQVAMMPLPQALVLSPLSGPLSALSQARNESTFASVRL
- a CDS encoding gamma-butyrobetaine dioxygenase, encoding MNTAAAFADFRRYPLIFALTAARPLADRVQVTWADGRTSPFHHQWLRDNCPCPQCVYSVTREQVLEIIDVPEDLAPAATRLDDEGCLCVDWQDGHQSRFDPGWLRAHAYDDQSRAERLVNKPKSQLWRRDLQLPVFDYRTLMDDADALLQWLLAVRDIGLTQVRGVPTEPGSLKLIAQRISFIRESNFGVLFNVQSKADADSNAYTAFNLPLHSDLPTRELQPGLQFLHCLVNDAEGGESIFVDGFAIAEALRQEDPEAFAALCEIPVEFRNKDRHSDYRCLAPIIALDALGQVAEIRMANFLRGPFDTSVEQMPRLYRAYRRFIALTREAQFRLVQRLEPGQLWCFDNRRTLHARNAFDPATGARHFQGCYVDRDELLSRILVLQR
- a CDS encoding thioesterase family protein codes for the protein MPTLTTYQTSILPDWVDYNGHLRDAFYLLIFSYATDALMDRLGLDSQNREASGHSLFTLELHLNYLHEVKLDAEVEVHTQIIGHDAKRLHLYHSLHLVGGDKELAGNEQMLLHVDLAGPRSAPFTEPTLDRLKALLDQQANLPPPAYIGRVIALPPAR
- a CDS encoding L-carnitine dehydrogenase, which translates into the protein MSFITDIKTFAALGSGVIGSGWVSRALAHGLDVVAWDPAPGAEAALRKRVANAWGALEKQGLAPGASQDRLRFVTTIEECVRDADFIQESAPERLELKLELHAQISAAAKPNALIGSSTSGLLPSEFYEGATHPERCVVGHPFNPVYLLPLVEVVGGKNTAPEAVQAAMQVYESLGMRPLHVRKEVPGFIADRLLEALWREALHLVNDGVATTGEIDDAIRFGAGLRWSFMGTFLTYTLAGGDAGMRHFMAQFGPALQLPWTYLPAPELTEKLIDDVVDGTSAQLGSHSISALERYRDDCLLAVLEAVKTTKAKHGMAFTE